GGGTGTGGTCCGGGCTGTGGGAAGCGAAGTCCGCTCGGTCAAACCCGGCGATCACGTCGTGTCCTGCCTTAGTGCCTTTTGTGGCCAATGCGAATTCTGCGTCACGGGCCGGATGGCCTTGTGCATGGGTGCCAACACGCGTCGTGGGCCCGAGGGTGCACCGCGAATCACGCGCAATGGCGGCGAACTGGTGAACCAGATGCTCAATCTGTCTGCATTTAGCGAACAGATGCTGATCCATGAAAACGCCTGCGTCTCCATCGACAAGGACATGCCTCTCGATCGCGCGGCGGTGATTGGCTGTGCCGTGACGACAGGTGCCGGTACGATCTTCAATGCTGCCAATGTCACCCCGGGCGAAACTGTTCTTGTGGTTGGTTGCGGCGGTGTTGGCCTTGCGGCAATCAATGCGGCCAAGATCGCTGGAGCGGGGAAGGTGATCGCTGCCGATCCGCTTCAGGAAAAGCGCGATTTGGCGAAGGTTCTCGGGGCAACGCACACCGTTGATGCACTGGCCGATGATGCGACCAAGCAAATCCTGGAAATTTCGGGTGGCGGTGTACATTACGGGATCGAGGCAGTGGGTAGGCAGGCTTCGGCCGATCTCGCTGTGGCATCGCTGCGGCGCGGCGGAACCGCGATCATTCTCGGTATGATGCCGCTTGATTGTAAAGTCGGGCTTGGCGCGATGGACCTGCTCAGCGGCAAGAAACTGCAAGGCGCGATCATGGGGGAGAACCACTTCCCGGTCGATTTGCCGCGACTGGTCGACTTCTACATGCGCGGTTTGCTGGATCTCGACACCATCATCGCAGAACGGATTGCATTGGACGACATCAACAAGGGGTTCGACAAGATGCGTGACGGGCACTCCGCACGCAGCGTGATCGTTTTCGACTAATGGCAGACACGACAGAACAACCGATCGATTTCGACAAGGAAATGGTCGGCACGATTGATGTGCCGGA
This is a stretch of genomic DNA from Parerythrobacter jejuensis. It encodes these proteins:
- a CDS encoding Zn-dependent alcohol dehydrogenase, whose translation is MAKAAILEQPGQGLVIGDVEVADPAPHEVLIDTKACGLCHSDLHFIDGSYPHALPAIPGHEAAGVVRAVGSEVRSVKPGDHVVSCLSAFCGQCEFCVTGRMALCMGANTRRGPEGAPRITRNGGELVNQMLNLSAFSEQMLIHENACVSIDKDMPLDRAAVIGCAVTTGAGTIFNAANVTPGETVLVVGCGGVGLAAINAAKIAGAGKVIAADPLQEKRDLAKVLGATHTVDALADDATKQILEISGGGVHYGIEAVGRQASADLAVASLRRGGTAIILGMMPLDCKVGLGAMDLLSGKKLQGAIMGENHFPVDLPRLVDFYMRGLLDLDTIIAERIALDDINKGFDKMRDGHSARSVIVFD